The window cggcaaccccgaagtgacaataatcgggaccactcctggtgatgaccgtagtttgaggagttcatgtattcactaagtgttaatgctttggtccggtactctattaaaaggaggccttaatatcccttagtttccaataggaccccgctgccacgggagagtaggaaaaagatggcatgcaagttcttttccacaagcacatatgactatattcagaatacatgcctacattacatttatgaactggagctagttctgtgtcaccctatgttataactgttgcatgaggaatcgcatccaacataattatccatcactgatccattgcctacgagcttttcacatattgatcttcgcttagttacttttccgttgccacttttacaattactacaaaaactgctactattacttttgccaccgttactgttacttccatactactttgctactaaacactttgctgcagatattaagtcttccagctgtcgttgaattgacaactcagctgctaatacttgggaatattctttggctccccttgtgtcgaatcaataagtttgggttgaatactctaccctcgaaaactgttgcgatcccctatacttgtgggttatcaatgttCGTCGCCCTCTCACCAAGTACGTCAGTATTGTGAGGGGGAAAGAATGCCAAGTTTATTTTTTGTGGTATGAGAAATTAGCACGCTTCTGCAGCGTATGTGGGCTGATTGGTCATGACTGTAAGGAGTGCGGATCAGGGGTGCATGAGGAGAAGGACAAGAAGTATGGTACTTGGCTCTATGCGGATGGGCTGAATAAGCCCCCGTCAAATGATAGTTTTGGCCGGGAAAGAAGTCAGAAGCAACCTACACCTCAATCTCAACAGCAGAAGTCGCCGGGAAAAACTGTGGTCGATCCGGACATCTTGGATACGGCCTCAAGCCCAGCCAAGGAAGGACACAAACACCAGCATGGAGATCCTTCTGCTCATAAGAGACTCTCCATGGATGATGTAGCACCAGGGCCCGATAACTCAGCATGTACACGACCGAGTGGTGTGCTGGCGCTTACTCAGGGGATGGGTGAGGATGGAGAGCAGGCCTCGCCTACCAGCAGCAGTAATAGCAAGAGAGCCCGTGTTGACTCAAGTGGTGTGTCAGGAGATAGATCGGCGGCCTCCCTTGAGGAGGACCTCTGGATGCAATGAATATCTTAGTTTGGAACTGTCGAGGGGGGACCGCCGGACAGTTCGTGAGGTTTTGGCCCTCTCTAAAGCCAATTCCCCGGGGCTTGTTTTTCTTTTAGAAACAAGACATGCCTCTTCAAAGATGGAGAAACTAAAGTGGAGGTTACAGATGAAGTGTTTTGCGGGTGTGTCGAGTGATGGGCTCAGTGGTGGACTTGCGCTCTATTGGGATGAGAAGTTGCATGTGACAGTGTTGGATTCCTGTGCACGGTACATTGATGTGCGGATTGTAGATGTGGCAAGTGACAAGAACTGGAGAACGACGTTTGTTTATGGTGAACCTCGGGTGGAAAACCGTCATCACATGTGGAGTTCACTCTCCCAGCTTCGCGCGTTCTCTTCAGAGCCGTGGTTAGTGTGTGGCGACTTCAACAAGGCGATGTGGCAGCATGAGCATATGTCCATAACCCAGCGTTCTGAAAATCAGATGGTGATGTTCCGTGACTGTTCGTTGGCATGCGAGTTATGGGACCTCGGTTTTTCAGGGTATCCTTTCACATATGATAATGGGCAACTTGGTGAGAGGAACGTGCGAGTTCGCCTTGACCGAGCATGTGCGGATGAAAACTGGAGGGAGCTCTTCCATTTCGCACAAGTTCTTCATCTTGCATCATCGTGTTCGGACCATAGCCCGATCTTGGTTCAGCTTACTCTCGTGGATCCGAAGAGGAATAGGGCCTCACCAAGATATGCGATTATGTGGGAATGCCACCCGGGGCTGTCAGATGTGGTGGCGAGTAGATGGAAGAAGAGTAAACCCACCGGCAACCTTGCGGCTGTGCGGGACACCCTGCATGAAATGATGAATGGCCTTCGGGCTTGGAGTAAAGAGAACTTCGGCCATGTTGCTACAGAACTTGAGAAGCTGAGGGCTGAGCTGGCTGATTTACAGCTAAGAGATGCTGACAGAGCGATGATCCGTCAGAAGATGTCTCAGCTTGATGAACTACTATATAGGGAAGAGATGATGTGGCTTCAGAGATCGCGCATTACATGGCTGAAAGAAGGTGAACAGAACACGACATATTTGCATAGGCGAGCATTGTGGCGTGCGCGAAGGAATTACATTCAGATATTATGGTGCAATGATGGCTCGTGGTGTTCTTCTCCGTCGGACATGGAACACATGGACACTTCCTACTTCAAGGAAGTATACACCAAAGATCCGACTCTAACACCCGATGTCGTGCTTGATGGTATCGAGCCGAAGGTAACTGAAAAAATGAACGCCATGTTGAGCGCGCCGTTTTCTGAGGAGGAAGTGTCCAACGCCCTGTTTCAAATCGGCCCGCTGAAAGCTCCTGCACGGATGGTTTCACGGCATATCATCAACGGAACTGGTCAGCTCTAAAATCCGAAATTACTGCAGCAGTTTTGGAGTTTTTTGTCGCTGGCTCTATGCCAGAAGGTGTTAATGATACAGCGATTGTCCTCATTCCGAAAGTCCCTCACCCCAAGGAACTTAAGGATTTCAGGCCGATCAGCTTATACAATGTTATCTACAAACTTGTATCTAAATGTTTGGTTAATCTTCTCCGTCCCTTGCTGGCGGAGCTGATTTCTGAGAACCAAAGTGCTTTTATTCCGGGACGACTCATTTCGGATAATTCTATCATTGTTTTCGAGTGCATCCATCACATAGAATCTCTGAAGAGCAACAGTCATGTAGTTTGCGCGTACATACTGGACCTCTCGAAGGCGTATGATCGTGTCGACTGGGATTTTTTGGAGAAGGCCCTTAGCAGATGGGGGTTTCTAATCAGTGGATTGCCTGGATTATGACGTGTGTTAAATCAGTCCGATATTCGGTTAAATTTAATGGGAAACTATTGGAAGTTTTTTCTCCATCTAGAGGCCTTCGACAAGGTGACCCATTGTCTCCGTTCCTTTTTCTCTTTGTTGCTGATGCTTTATCTGCTCTTCTGTCTAAGTCAGTTAATGAGGGAAGATTGAACGGGGTGAGCATTTGTCGTGGTGCACCGGAGATATCTCATCTTCTATTTGCGGATGACACCATGCTGTTTTTTAAAGCTTCTGGCCAGCAAGAGGATGTTGTTAAAGGCTTGTTGAACACTTATTCCTCGGCGACGGGTCAACTCATAAATCCCAAGAAGTGTTCCATCCTTTTTTCTGAAAATTGCGAAGAGTCAGTTGTGGAGGAGATCAAGAATATATTGGAGGTAACACAACAGGTGTTTGAACCAAAATACCTTGGCCTACTGGTTCCGGAAGGAAGAGTCCATAAGCGGCATTTTGAGACCTTGCAAGATAGGCTGAGGAAAAGACTAATTGATTGGAGTGAGCAATACGTGTTGGTTGGAAATAAAGAGATTCTCATTAAGGCTGTGGCGCAAGCGATATCCACCTATGTTATGAGTGTGTTCTGACTACCTGCTTCAGTTTGTGATTATCTAACCAAGATGATGAGGCAGTATTGGTGGGGGGTGGAAAATGGCAAGAGGAAGATGGCATGGCTAAGCTGGGAGAGGATGATGCTACCCAAGGCCAtcgtgtaacatcccaatttttaaatttggatgttatacataggtctcatatgcatatcatattttatttgcattttgtttgcgatcctagaaatcttaagcaactcaaggacccaaggagagagttggaggtttcgcatatttttcatatttgatttttttctcaaatctgaaaagaggatcaatttgattttatatttttctctccaattatttccaataataaaaataaatgagagaagataaaatgacttcttcaataagagagaaatattggagaagaaattttaaaatcaaatttATATTTTTTATTTGGTATTTTATTTGAAATTAgaaaaaaaatatgcatttttgaaaattgtattttttaggccagaaaaatgttcactttgttctaaatattagaTATAAAAGGTGAAAATTGTTTCtggtatttttagaatttttttatattttactAGGATTTTTCTTTCGAGCGAaatttttatttaaaaaaaacttccTGCCAGACTGGGCCGAAGGCCGAGCCGTTAGATAAACTAAAATAGATTTGAAAGTCCTAAATTAGACCAAGGGAATTCCGTCTCCTCGAATAAGAAAAAGCGCTTCCGAATTGATCTCATCCCGGCCCGCTGTGCCGTCGCCTTCCTTCTGGGCGCGGAGACCGAGCCGCCGCCCCAATCCCGAGTACGGTCGGGGCACGACTCCCGAGCCGAcccggcgcccccttccccaGGCCGGCCGAGCCCCCCCCCCtctttataagccgccgccgcctcccccctcgtcccCACATCGCCCCGCCTCCACCGCAGCCGACCcacgccgctgccgctgccgcgtCGCCGCCACCGCGCGCCGCTTCGCCCGCGCCACTGCACCGCTGCCCCGCCACCGCTGCCACCGCGCCGTCTCGCCGGATCCCGTCGTCGCGGCCGGCGATTTTCTTTCGGTTAACCGGTAAAAACCCGAACCGGTTTTTCCCTCGGTTTTTCTCCGGTTTAGTTTTTTAGGGTTTATCTCTCGGTTTTTCGTTCGGATCTAATTAGCGGACGTTCATCCGTTAATCCGCATTAACGAACGGATTCGTTcgttagtttttttctttttctgttattttcggccagggacctatccgcgaataTTTTTATCATATATTAGTCCCtcatcttcaaaccctcgcaactttttgctcgttcgtccaaatccagtgaaaccaacgccaaaatcttcgtcttgttcccctctttccagttaatcacattgaacatggttttgacgaattaaaatttggtttcaagctgTTTTGAATTCAAAcctcttttgatcgtagtttgagtttcgtagctccgat is drawn from Aegilops tauschii subsp. strangulata cultivar AL8/78 chromosome 1, Aet v6.0, whole genome shotgun sequence and contains these coding sequences:
- the LOC141027677 gene encoding uncharacterized protein, which codes for MEKLKWRLQMKCFAGVSSDGLSGGLALYWDEKLHVTVLDSCARYIDVRIVDVASDKNWRTTFVYGEPRVENRHHMWSSLSQLRAFSSEPWLVCGDFNKAMWQHEHMSITQRSENQMVMFRDCSLACELWDLGFSGYPFTYDNGQLGERNVRVRLDRACADENWRELFHFAQVLHLASSCSDHSPILVQLTLVDPKRNRASPRYAIMWECHPGLSDVVASRWKKSKPTGNLAAVRDTLHEMMNGLRAWSKENFGHVATELEKLRAELADLQLRDADRAMIRQKMSQLDELLYREEMMWLQRSRITWLKEGEQNTTYLHRRALWRARRNYIQILWCNDGSWCSSPSDMEHMDTSYFKEVYTKDPTLTPDVVLDGIEPKVTEKMNAMLSAPFSEEEVSNALFQIGPLKAPARMVSRHIINGTGQL